One stretch of Halobaculum marinum DNA includes these proteins:
- a CDS encoding beta-CASP ribonuclease aCPSF1: MSQVEKQLEQTKAQIESEIPNDISVTDVKYEGPELVIYTRHPKEFAQNGDLVRRLASKLRKRITVRPHPDVLSDPREAESTIRDIIPEDAGVTDLDFHEDTGEVVIEAEKPGMVIGRRGSTLREITREVGWTPEVVRTPPIESSTVSNVRNFLKQEREERRDILERVGRTIHREEMADEQWVRITTLGCCREVGRASFILNTAETRILIDCGDKPGAEGEVPYLQVPEALGAGAQNLDAVVLTHAHLDHSALIPLLFKYGYDGPIYCTEPTRDLMGLLTLDYLDVASKEGRTPPYESAQVREAIKHTIPLEYGDVTDIAPDVKLTFHNAGHILGSAVSHFHIGDGLYNVCFSGDIHYDDTRLFNGAVNDFPRVETLVMESTYGGRNDYQTDQEDSERKLIETINETYERDGKVLIPAFAVGRSQEIMMVLEEAMRTDKIPEMPVHLDGMIWEATAIHTTYPEYLRDDLRDRIFHEDENPFLADQFNHIDGGEEERQEVADGGPCIILSTSGMMTGGPIMSWLRHLGTEEDSQLTFVGYQAQGTLGRRIQNGWDEIPVQDPQDRSRTSTLTLKMQVETVDGFSGHADRQGLENFVKTMNPRPEKVLCVHGDERSVQDFSSALYHDYNMRTFAPKNLETFRFK; encoded by the coding sequence ATGAGCCAAGTCGAGAAACAACTGGAACAGACGAAAGCACAGATCGAATCCGAGATCCCGAACGACATCTCCGTCACCGACGTCAAGTACGAAGGGCCGGAGCTGGTCATCTACACGCGTCACCCCAAGGAGTTCGCCCAGAACGGCGACCTGGTCCGTCGCCTCGCCTCCAAACTCCGCAAGCGAATCACCGTCCGTCCCCACCCCGACGTGCTCTCTGACCCTCGGGAGGCGGAGTCGACCATCCGCGACATCATCCCCGAGGACGCCGGCGTCACCGACCTCGACTTCCACGAAGACACCGGTGAGGTCGTCATCGAGGCGGAGAAGCCCGGCATGGTCATCGGTCGCCGCGGCTCCACCCTCCGTGAGATCACGCGCGAAGTCGGCTGGACGCCCGAAGTCGTCCGCACGCCCCCCATCGAGTCCTCCACCGTCTCGAACGTCCGCAACTTCCTGAAGCAAGAGCGTGAGGAGCGCCGCGACATCCTCGAACGCGTCGGGCGAACCATCCACCGCGAGGAGATGGCCGACGAGCAGTGGGTCCGCATCACCACCCTCGGCTGCTGTCGCGAGGTCGGTCGCGCCTCGTTCATCCTCAACACCGCCGAGACGCGCATCCTCATCGACTGCGGCGACAAGCCCGGTGCCGAGGGTGAGGTGCCGTACCTCCAAGTCCCCGAAGCACTCGGCGCGGGCGCGCAGAACCTCGACGCGGTCGTGCTCACCCACGCCCACCTCGACCACTCCGCGCTCATCCCGCTGCTGTTCAAGTACGGCTACGACGGCCCCATCTACTGCACGGAGCCGACGCGCGACCTGATGGGTCTGCTCACGCTCGACTATCTCGACGTGGCGAGCAAAGAGGGGCGTACGCCGCCGTACGAGTCGGCGCAGGTGCGCGAGGCGATCAAACACACCATCCCGCTGGAGTACGGCGACGTGACCGACATCGCGCCCGACGTGAAGCTCACGTTCCACAACGCGGGCCACATCCTCGGGTCGGCCGTCTCGCACTTCCACATCGGCGACGGCCTGTACAACGTCTGCTTCTCGGGCGACATCCACTACGACGACACGCGCCTGTTCAACGGCGCCGTCAACGACTTCCCGCGCGTCGAGACGCTCGTGATGGAGTCGACGTACGGCGGTCGCAACGACTACCAGACGGACCAGGAAGACTCCGAGCGCAAACTGATCGAGACGATCAACGAGACGTACGAGCGCGACGGGAAGGTGCTCATCCCGGCGTTCGCCGTCGGACGCTCTCAGGAGATCATGATGGTGCTCGAGGAGGCGATGCGCACCGACAAGATCCCCGAGATGCCGGTCCACCTCGACGGGATGATCTGGGAGGCGACGGCAATCCACACCACATACCCCGAGTACCTCCGCGACGACCTGCGCGACCGCATCTTCCACGAGGACGAGAACCCGTTCCTCGCCGACCAGTTCAACCACATCGACGGCGGCGAAGAGGAGCGCCAAGAGGTCGCCGACGGCGGCCCCTGCATCATCCTCTCGACCTCCGGGATGATGACTGGCGGTCCCATCATGTCGTGGCTGCGCCACCTCGGCACCGAGGAGGACTCCCAACTCACCTTCGTCGGCTACCAAGCGCAGGGGACGCTCGGGCGCCGCATCCAGAACGGGTGGGACGAGATTCCCGTGCAGGACCCGCAAGACCGGAGCCGAACTTCGACGCTCACGCTGAAGATGCAAGTCGAGACGGTCGACGGCTTCTCCGGCCACGCCGACCGGCAGGGGCTGGAGAACTTCGTGAAGACGATGAACCCGCGCCCGGAGAAGGTGCTGTGCGTGCACGGCGACGAGCGCTCCGTGCAGGACTTCTCGTCGGCGCTGTACCACGACTACAACATGCGGACGTTCGCGCCGAAGAACCTCGAGACGTTCCGGTTCAAGTGA
- a CDS encoding ABC transporter ATP-binding protein, with protein MSLLNVRGLTKEFGDLTAVDDVSFDIEDGEFVSILGPSGSGKSTVLRMVAGFEEPTAGDIDLDGAGIVGSPPFERDVNMVFQNLALFPHLTVAENIGYGLKQSGVPADERRERTERMLEMVRLSGYGDRTPSELSGGEQQRVALARALVNEPALVLFDEPLSSLDRKLRQHMQTELQRIQAETDTTFLYVTHDQEVALAVSDRLVVLDEGRIQQIGTVEDLYEAPESRFVADFIGDVNAVEARVTDVGDDGVTVDAGTGPVSVPADAAGDVAVDDPVDVCVRPFQVGLADPPAAAGEGTFSSTGVVRNRSYQGSDSLYGVDTDAWGRISAEVRGGSFDIDDDVAVEWDAADVHVYRREERPEDGTEGA; from the coding sequence ATGTCGCTGCTGAACGTTCGCGGGCTCACGAAGGAGTTCGGTGACCTCACGGCCGTCGACGACGTCAGCTTCGACATCGAGGACGGGGAGTTCGTCTCCATCCTCGGCCCCAGCGGCTCCGGGAAGTCGACGGTGCTGCGGATGGTCGCCGGGTTCGAGGAGCCGACCGCCGGCGACATCGACCTCGACGGCGCGGGCATCGTCGGCTCGCCGCCGTTCGAGCGCGACGTGAACATGGTGTTCCAGAACCTCGCGCTGTTCCCGCACCTCACCGTCGCCGAGAACATCGGGTACGGACTGAAACAGTCCGGCGTCCCGGCGGACGAGCGGCGCGAGCGCACCGAGCGTATGCTGGAGATGGTCCGCCTCAGCGGCTACGGCGACCGGACGCCGTCGGAGCTGTCCGGCGGCGAACAGCAGCGCGTCGCGCTCGCGCGGGCGCTCGTCAACGAACCGGCGCTCGTGCTGTTCGACGAGCCGCTGTCCTCGCTGGACCGGAAGCTCCGCCAGCACATGCAGACGGAGCTCCAGCGCATCCAGGCGGAGACGGACACCACGTTCCTCTACGTCACGCACGACCAGGAGGTGGCGCTTGCCGTCTCCGACCGCCTCGTCGTGCTCGACGAGGGCCGGATCCAGCAGATCGGCACCGTCGAAGACCTGTACGAGGCCCCCGAAAGCCGGTTCGTCGCGGACTTCATCGGCGACGTCAACGCCGTCGAGGCGCGAGTCACCGACGTCGGCGACGACGGCGTGACCGTCGACGCCGGAACCGGCCCGGTGTCGGTCCCCGCCGACGCCGCCGGCGACGTGGCAGTCGACGACCCCGTCGACGTCTGCGTCCGCCCGTTCCAGGTCGGCCTGGCCGACCCGCCGGCGGCCGCGGGCGAGGGGACGTTCTCCTCGACCGGCGTCGTGCGCAACCGCAGCTATCAGGGGAGCGACTCGCTGTACGGCGTCGACACCGACGCCTGGGGTCGCATCTCGGCCGAGGTCCGCGGCGGCTCCTTCGACATCGACGACGACGTCGCCGTCGAGTGGGACGCCGCCGACGTCCACGTCTACCGGCGCGAGGAGCGCCCCGAGGACGGGACGGAGGGCGCCTGA
- a CDS encoding 8-oxo-dGTP diphosphatase, producing MTGVPGPTAAREQLPEATLCHLVDGDRTLLIRKQRGVGQGNLVGPGGKLEAGETPRECVVREVREEVGIDVADPERAGAFAYWADDWSAVVHVFRATAYEGTPTASAEADPVWVPVDDVPFDEMWATDRTWLPTVLDGGTFRGTFVFHADEPRYVDVDRGVNVPERGDVSATGRR from the coding sequence ATGACCGGCGTGCCCGGTCCCACAGCCGCCCGCGAACAGCTCCCGGAGGCGACGCTGTGTCACCTCGTCGACGGCGACCGAACCCTGCTCATCCGCAAGCAGCGCGGGGTCGGCCAGGGGAACCTCGTCGGTCCCGGTGGGAAACTGGAGGCGGGGGAGACGCCGCGCGAGTGCGTCGTCCGCGAGGTGCGCGAAGAGGTCGGCATCGACGTCGCCGACCCGGAGCGTGCGGGCGCGTTCGCCTACTGGGCAGACGACTGGTCCGCGGTCGTCCACGTGTTCCGGGCGACCGCCTACGAGGGGACGCCGACGGCGTCCGCGGAGGCCGACCCGGTGTGGGTCCCCGTCGACGACGTGCCGTTCGACGAGATGTGGGCGACCGACCGCACGTGGCTCCCGACGGTGCTCGACGGCGGGACGTTCCGGGGCACGTTCGTGTTCCACGCGGACGAGCCCCGGTACGTCGACGTCGACCGCGGCGTGAACGTTCCCGAACGCGGCGACGTGTCTGCGACGGGTCGCCGGTGA
- a CDS encoding ABC transporter permease has translation MAEASGEGGASDAGARAGDRTAALTSFFRDHPRLRTLAVAGPPYAVLLLFFAIPLLAMLVVSFQTGEIGGPWTLRNYMDFLGSSTYLTVVWKTLVISVQVTFIVAVIGYALAYSIVRFSRRTTLLLLLVILPFWTSYIIRMYAWINILQSDGVLDSTLNMLGLPAVSLLYSDPAVLIGFTYVWLPLAVLPFYASLTNLDGDLIEASKDLGAGPVRTFLSVTLPMTINGVVTGVILVFIPTFGSFITPRLLGGTNNIMIGMVIENQFKSAFNWPFGAAIGMVISVVVVALLVLGTRLGGGLFATGGEEA, from the coding sequence ATGGCGGAGGCGTCCGGCGAGGGGGGTGCTTCCGACGCCGGCGCCCGCGCGGGCGACCGGACGGCCGCCCTCACGTCGTTCTTCCGGGACCACCCGCGACTGCGGACGCTCGCGGTCGCCGGGCCGCCGTACGCCGTCCTCCTGCTGTTCTTCGCCATCCCGCTGTTGGCGATGCTCGTCGTCTCGTTCCAGACGGGCGAGATCGGAGGGCCGTGGACGCTGCGCAACTACATGGACTTCCTCGGCTCGAGCACGTATCTCACGGTGGTGTGGAAGACGCTGGTGATCAGCGTGCAGGTGACGTTCATCGTGGCCGTCATCGGCTACGCGCTGGCGTACAGCATCGTCCGGTTCTCTCGGCGCACGACGCTGTTGCTCCTGCTCGTCATCCTCCCGTTCTGGACCAGCTACATCATCCGGATGTACGCGTGGATCAACATCCTCCAGAGCGACGGGGTGCTCGACTCGACGCTGAACATGTTGGGGCTGCCCGCCGTAAGCCTCCTGTACAGCGATCCCGCCGTCCTCATCGGGTTCACGTACGTGTGGCTGCCGCTGGCCGTGCTGCCGTTCTACGCGTCGTTGACGAACCTGGACGGCGACCTCATCGAGGCGTCGAAAGACCTCGGCGCCGGGCCCGTTCGCACGTTCCTGTCGGTGACGCTCCCGATGACGATCAACGGGGTGGTCACCGGCGTCATCCTCGTGTTCATCCCGACGTTCGGCTCGTTCATCACGCCGCGGCTGCTGGGCGGGACGAACAACATCATGATCGGCATGGTGATCGAGAACCAGTTCAAGAGCGCGTTCAACTGGCCGTTCGGGGCGGCCATCGGGATGGTCATCTCGGTGGTCGTCGTGGCGTTGCTGGTGCTGGGGACGCGCCTCGGCGGCGGCCTGTTCGCCACCGGGGGTGAGGAGGCGTGA
- a CDS encoding ABC transporter permease — MSAADGLTRPVERFVQAYASRMAAAVIALVIAFLWVPIAVLVFMSFADGGVLSFPPDQLTLRWYRVFLSNDAALDAIVTTLTISVPATAISVVLSTAIAYAVDRYVFPGRSWLQLLATLPIIVPLVVTGVAMVLFFKGALGLPGYVSVVVAHVVRTIPFATLVILPTLLTFDRGLEEASKDLGADELQTFRQVTLPNIFPGIVAGGLLAFTLSFNEFVFTYFVKGSGDPTLPVYIWNQIRYNVTPEVNVISVVFLVLAVTMVLVAVSLTRVELLARR; from the coding sequence GTGAGCGCCGCCGACGGACTCACGCGGCCGGTCGAGCGGTTCGTCCAGGCGTACGCCTCGCGGATGGCAGCGGCCGTCATCGCCCTCGTCATCGCGTTCCTGTGGGTGCCCATCGCCGTGCTTGTGTTCATGTCGTTCGCCGACGGCGGGGTGCTGTCGTTCCCGCCGGACCAGCTCACGCTCCGGTGGTACCGCGTGTTCCTCTCAAACGACGCGGCGCTGGACGCCATCGTGACGACGCTGACTATCTCCGTCCCGGCGACGGCAATCAGCGTCGTCCTGTCGACGGCCATCGCGTACGCCGTCGACCGGTACGTGTTCCCCGGCCGCAGCTGGCTGCAGTTGCTGGCGACGCTGCCGATCATCGTGCCGCTGGTCGTGACCGGGGTCGCCATGGTGCTGTTCTTCAAGGGCGCCCTGGGCCTGCCGGGCTACGTCTCGGTGGTGGTCGCACACGTCGTGCGGACCATCCCGTTCGCGACGCTCGTCATCCTCCCGACGCTCCTGACGTTCGACAGAGGGCTCGAGGAGGCGTCGAAGGACCTGGGCGCCGACGAACTCCAGACGTTCCGGCAGGTCACCCTGCCAAACATCTTCCCCGGCATCGTCGCCGGCGGCCTGCTGGCGTTCACGCTCTCGTTCAACGAGTTCGTGTTCACCTACTTCGTGAAGGGGTCGGGCGACCCGACCCTGCCGGTGTACATCTGGAACCAGATCCGCTACAACGTGACGCCGGAGGTGAACGTCATCAGCGTCGTCTTCCTGGTGTTGGCGGTGACGATGGTGCTCGTGGCCGTCTCGCTCACGCGGGTCGAACTGCTCGCGCGGCGCTGA
- a CDS encoding ABC transporter substrate-binding protein, whose translation MREFDDSLPSVNRRSFLQGASAAGITAAAGCLGGGGGGDGRVPMDVEEWPPEDIGGSLNMWNWYDSWAEWAMEAFGEEFDVEVSNTGYSSPDQWYSQLEAGNSDIDNIAATTNWVERSIENDFLHELPVDIMPAWDNITDRIKEASSYQKDGSVYAVPESLVLYPLTYNDEYFDEAPSSWGVLWDEEHEGNICMWDNATVSCQIAAMYTGQDPIQPDDYEEIEEVLIQQKPLLQTYWGDYQQGMSLFVNEDVVAGPLTMGRTYTARFGEGAPVHYTAPEEGAMYTSDLFVIPKGSPNPIASLQFTNWATETENAAKLFETMGYQPAVDISDELSEEDAEFTNWPDDWNLIFSETLSDEVRSRYDEIWTAVKAA comes from the coding sequence ATGCGTGAGTTCGACGACTCGCTCCCGAGCGTGAACCGGCGGAGCTTCCTCCAGGGGGCGTCCGCGGCGGGCATCACGGCCGCGGCCGGCTGTCTCGGCGGCGGCGGGGGCGGCGACGGCCGCGTCCCGATGGACGTCGAGGAGTGGCCGCCCGAGGACATCGGGGGGAGCCTCAACATGTGGAACTGGTACGATAGCTGGGCCGAGTGGGCGATGGAGGCCTTCGGCGAGGAGTTCGACGTGGAGGTGAGCAACACCGGCTACTCCTCCCCCGACCAGTGGTACTCCCAACTGGAAGCCGGCAACAGCGACATCGACAACATCGCCGCGACGACGAACTGGGTGGAGCGCTCCATCGAGAACGACTTCCTCCACGAGCTGCCGGTCGACATCATGCCGGCGTGGGACAACATCACCGACCGCATCAAGGAGGCAAGCTCCTACCAGAAGGACGGGAGCGTGTACGCCGTCCCTGAGTCGCTGGTCCTCTACCCGCTCACGTACAACGACGAGTACTTCGACGAAGCCCCCAGCTCCTGGGGCGTCCTGTGGGACGAGGAGCACGAGGGGAACATCTGCATGTGGGACAACGCGACCGTCTCCTGCCAGATCGCCGCGATGTACACCGGGCAGGACCCGATCCAGCCCGACGACTACGAGGAGATCGAAGAGGTGCTGATCCAGCAGAAGCCACTCCTGCAGACGTACTGGGGCGACTACCAGCAGGGGATGAGCCTCTTCGTCAACGAGGACGTCGTGGCGGGGCCGCTCACGATGGGCCGGACGTACACCGCCCGGTTCGGCGAGGGCGCGCCGGTCCACTACACCGCCCCCGAGGAGGGCGCGATGTACACGAGCGACCTGTTCGTCATCCCGAAAGGGTCGCCCAACCCGATCGCGAGCCTCCAGTTCACCAACTGGGCCACCGAGACGGAGAACGCGGCGAAGCTGTTCGAGACGATGGGCTACCAGCCCGCCGTCGACATCAGCGACGAACTCTCCGAGGAGGACGCCGAGTTCACGAACTGGCCCGACGACTGGAACCTCATCTTCTCGGAGACGCTGTCGGACGAGGTCCGGTCGCGGTACGACGAGATCTGGACGGCGGTCAAGGCGGCGTAG